In Picosynechococcus sp. PCC 7002, the following are encoded in one genomic region:
- a CDS encoding cytochrome b/b6 domain-containing protein — MAQSKPYQPILLRLLHGLTAILVLLALDTGFWVYDIYDGRWGRLGLPRLEAMQGIHGTIALTFFLLLPFFAVYSFRLGDHRLLQPNSLTQLKQLGKPIWWVSAHRLINTGMLLAGTLAVITGRMMKEEWLPARELNHFAYLGHLLAWVVMFGALALHLLLGIKVGGVPLLISMVSLGQREGDRPKNWLQGFQQRQSLLLKSLEIIVGLGVLFALVVPLFNF; from the coding sequence ATGGCACAATCTAAACCATATCAACCTATTTTATTGCGCTTGCTCCATGGCCTAACGGCGATTTTGGTATTGCTGGCTTTAGATACGGGGTTTTGGGTTTACGACATTTATGATGGTCGCTGGGGCCGTTTGGGTCTGCCACGGCTCGAAGCGATGCAGGGCATCCATGGGACGATCGCCTTAACATTCTTTTTATTGCTACCGTTCTTTGCGGTGTACAGTTTTCGTCTGGGCGATCACCGTTTGTTGCAGCCGAATTCCCTGACGCAATTAAAGCAACTGGGAAAACCGATTTGGTGGGTTTCGGCCCATCGACTGATTAATACAGGCATGCTGCTGGCGGGAACCTTAGCCGTCATTACAGGCCGGATGATGAAGGAAGAATGGCTACCGGCAAGAGAACTCAATCATTTCGCCTACCTTGGTCATCTGTTGGCCTGGGTGGTCATGTTTGGGGCGCTGGCTCTGCACTTACTTTTGGGCATTAAAGTTGGAGGTGTGCCCCTATTAATTTCGATGGTTAGTCTGGGGCAACGGGAAGGCGATCGCCCCAAAAACTGGTTACAGGGATTTCAGCAGCGACAGAGCTTGTTACTGAAATCCCTAGAAATCATTGTGGGTTTAGGGGTGCTTTTTGCTTTGGTTGTGCCCTTGTTTAATTTTTAG
- a CDS encoding nuclease-related domain-containing protein: MVASSPRTAGQNVRRLAFRRRLQSWRAFLAAGGLPVLVVFMFPVLAIGLGFIAAIVIVAIAAFGAMGFIFRGLDLWQAANRAVQGAKAEENVAKILQELEPQGWSFEYGMRLDDGLGDADVICFSPQQKTYVIDVKSHKGTVIFQDHRLHRRMGRTIYGFKKDFLQIVMKQALQVRDKKKLSFVTPLLVFTRAQLAVSHKKIRGVYVIGQADLVAKLQELG, translated from the coding sequence ATGGTTGCCTCTTCCCCTAGAACAGCGGGTCAAAATGTACGTCGCTTAGCCTTTAGACGTCGCCTCCAGTCCTGGCGGGCTTTCTTGGCGGCGGGAGGACTCCCGGTCTTGGTGGTGTTCATGTTTCCGGTCTTGGCGATTGGTCTGGGGTTTATTGCGGCGATCGTCATTGTGGCGATCGCCGCCTTTGGGGCAATGGGTTTTATTTTCCGGGGTTTAGATCTTTGGCAAGCCGCAAACCGTGCCGTTCAGGGGGCCAAAGCCGAGGAAAATGTCGCCAAAATTCTCCAGGAACTAGAGCCCCAGGGGTGGTCTTTTGAATATGGGATGCGCCTTGATGATGGCCTGGGGGATGCCGATGTGATTTGCTTTTCGCCCCAGCAAAAAACCTATGTCATTGATGTCAAATCCCATAAAGGCACGGTGATTTTCCAGGATCATCGGCTCCATCGCCGCATGGGGCGCACGATCTATGGCTTCAAGAAAGATTTTTTGCAAATCGTGATGAAACAGGCGCTCCAGGTACGCGACAAAAAAAAGCTTAGTTTTGTTACGCCGCTGTTGGTGTTTACCCGTGCCCAGTTAGCTGTCTCCCACAAAAAAATTCGGGGGGTTTATGTAATTGGCCAGGCGGATTTGGTGGCGAAGTTGCAGGAATTGGGTTGA
- a CDS encoding ABC1 kinase family protein, with protein MPYQTRTPATPVNSVIEQPAQESELWRYNPEAIEAKYRNRPFAVLGRLLTIISSFSGLLLRIWWAKATGNNNNPKAQQKQADHLKAILTKLGPTYIKIGQALSTRPDLVPPVYLTELTSLQDQLPSFPNEIAFRFIEEELGQPPEKIYAEISDHPLAAASLGQVYQARLKTGEKVAVKVQRPDLQQRINLDIFIMRRIARWLQNNVKQVRSDLIGITDEFAARIFEEMNYAQEGRNAEKFKKLYGGMAEIYVPKIYWKYTGKRVLTMEWLDGTKLTNLKEVAAKGIDATHLVEVGVECSLRQLLEFGFFHADPHPGNLLALDDGRLAYLDFGMMSMIEPYQRYGLIEAVVHLVNRDFEALAHDYVKLDFLKPDTDLAPIVPALSTVFNNALGASVAELNFKSITDQMSGIMYEFPFKVPAYYALIIRSMVTLEGIAIGVDPEFKVLSKAYPYVAKRLLTDNSPELRHSLKDLLFKEGSFRWNRLENLLNNAKDSTDYDLKGAVNQAIDYIFSERGEFIRERLAEEIIQSVDILGRNTFQNITSLVQEQLGQKPTHNQTRGMSAEDRANLVHIQNIWRILQETPDFDPMFILPLIPKVLIKPETQQLGQKIAEGLLQRIAARFIRNVLLADPNGDKTRQREVIRYPGSLPLPKSALR; from the coding sequence ATGCCATACCAGACCCGTACCCCCGCGACCCCGGTCAATTCGGTTATCGAACAGCCCGCCCAGGAGTCCGAGCTGTGGCGTTACAATCCAGAGGCGATCGAAGCCAAATACCGCAATCGTCCCTTTGCTGTTCTGGGACGCCTCCTCACCATTATTTCCAGCTTTAGTGGCCTGCTACTCAGAATTTGGTGGGCTAAGGCCACTGGAAACAACAACAATCCTAAAGCCCAACAGAAACAAGCCGATCACCTCAAGGCGATTCTGACGAAATTAGGCCCCACCTACATCAAAATTGGCCAAGCCCTCTCTACCCGTCCTGACCTCGTCCCTCCCGTCTATCTGACGGAACTAACCAGTCTTCAGGATCAACTCCCTTCCTTTCCGAATGAAATTGCCTTTCGCTTCATTGAAGAAGAATTAGGACAACCCCCCGAAAAAATCTACGCCGAGATCTCAGATCATCCCCTTGCTGCCGCCTCCCTCGGCCAAGTCTATCAAGCTCGCCTCAAAACCGGCGAAAAAGTTGCCGTAAAAGTTCAGCGCCCTGACCTGCAACAGCGCATCAACCTCGATATTTTTATCATGCGGCGCATTGCCCGCTGGCTTCAAAATAATGTCAAACAAGTCCGCTCCGACCTAATTGGCATTACCGACGAATTTGCGGCGCGTATTTTCGAAGAAATGAACTATGCCCAGGAAGGACGTAACGCAGAGAAATTCAAAAAACTCTACGGCGGCATGGCAGAAATCTATGTGCCAAAAATTTATTGGAAATATACCGGTAAGCGCGTCCTCACCATGGAGTGGCTCGATGGGACGAAGCTAACTAACCTCAAAGAAGTCGCTGCCAAAGGGATTGATGCCACCCATTTAGTCGAAGTCGGGGTGGAATGTTCCCTGCGCCAACTCCTAGAGTTTGGATTTTTCCATGCTGATCCCCACCCCGGTAATCTTTTAGCCCTCGATGATGGTCGCCTCGCTTATCTAGACTTTGGCATGATGAGCATGATCGAACCCTACCAACGTTATGGGTTAATCGAAGCTGTGGTGCACCTAGTTAACCGCGATTTTGAAGCCCTGGCCCATGACTATGTCAAATTAGATTTTCTCAAGCCAGATACTGATCTTGCGCCCATTGTACCTGCCCTAAGCACCGTTTTTAATAATGCTTTGGGAGCTAGTGTTGCGGAACTTAATTTTAAGAGCATCACGGATCAAATGTCGGGCATTATGTACGAATTTCCGTTTAAGGTGCCTGCCTACTACGCTTTGATTATTCGTTCGATGGTGACCCTCGAAGGGATTGCCATTGGTGTTGATCCAGAATTTAAAGTCTTGAGTAAAGCTTATCCCTATGTTGCAAAACGCTTGTTGACCGATAATTCTCCGGAATTACGTCATTCTCTGAAGGATTTATTGTTTAAAGAAGGCAGTTTTCGCTGGAATCGCCTCGAAAATTTGCTGAACAATGCGAAGGATTCTACCGACTACGATCTTAAAGGGGCGGTTAATCAAGCCATTGACTATATCTTTTCAGAACGGGGTGAATTTATCCGGGAGCGCCTTGCCGAAGAAATTATTCAATCGGTGGATATCCTCGGACGTAATACCTTCCAAAACATTACCAGTTTGGTACAAGAGCAATTGGGTCAAAAGCCAACCCACAACCAGACTAGGGGGATGAGTGCAGAAGACCGGGCGAACCTGGTGCACATTCAAAATATTTGGCGCATCCTCCAGGAAACCCCTGATTTTGACCCGATGTTTATTTTGCCTTTAATTCCTAAAGTGCTCATTAAGCCGGAAACGCAACAATTAGGTCAGAAAATCGCTGAGGGACTTTTACAGCGCATTGCCGCCCGTTTCATTCGTAATGTTTTGTTGGCCGATCCCAACGGAGATAAGACTCGTCAGCGGGAGGTGATCCGTTATCCTGGGTCTCTGCCGCTGCCAAAGTCTGCGTTACGGTAA
- a CDS encoding nitroreductase family protein, whose translation MEKPAQTQYPIHPLLRQRFSTVIFDGDRPVEAEKIGSLLEAARWASSCFNEQPWRFLMATKADAAAYGKMLDCLMETNQTWAKNAYILMISVGKQRFTRNDNPNPYGMYDVGQALTSLTIQAEALGLRVHQMGGFDKDKARDRYKIPAGFEPAAAVAIGYPGDITKAPEALQEREQSPRSRKPFAEIVFTGTWENPYF comes from the coding sequence ATGGAAAAACCCGCCCAAACTCAATATCCAATTCACCCCCTACTGCGTCAACGGTTTAGTACGGTCATCTTTGATGGCGATCGCCCCGTCGAAGCAGAAAAAATTGGGAGCTTATTAGAAGCCGCCCGGTGGGCTTCCTCTTGTTTTAATGAACAGCCTTGGCGGTTTTTGATGGCCACAAAAGCTGATGCTGCTGCCTATGGCAAAATGTTGGACTGCCTGATGGAAACAAACCAGACCTGGGCAAAAAACGCATACATTCTGATGATTTCTGTCGGAAAACAGCGATTTACCCGCAATGATAACCCGAATCCCTACGGAATGTATGATGTGGGCCAAGCCTTGACCAGTTTAACGATCCAAGCTGAAGCCCTCGGTCTGCGGGTACACCAAATGGGCGGTTTCGATAAAGACAAAGCCCGTGACCGCTACAAAATTCCCGCTGGCTTTGAACCGGCCGCTGCCGTGGCCATTGGCTATCCGGGTGATATTACTAAAGCCCCAGAAGCCCTCCAAGAACGGGAACAGAGCCCCCGTAGCCGCAAACCCTTCGCGGAAATTGTCTTTACTGGAACTTGGGAAAATCCCTATTTCTAA